A region from the Solibacillus sp. FSL H8-0523 genome encodes:
- the secA2 gene encoding accessory Sec system translocase SecA2, protein MFSIFKRNKEQTSVKELKRYYKTVEQINKLEATYSPMTDDELRNMTFTFKERLENGEELVNIIPDAFAVVREASKRVLNMRHFDVQLIGGLVLTEGNIAEMPTGEGKTLVASLPSYVRALEGKGVHVITVNDYLAKRDFELIGQIHRFLGLTVGLNVPMMEPADKKIAYNADITYGVGTEFGFDYLRDNMAHTIGDKVQRPYHFAIIDEVDSVLIDEAKTPLIIAGKMGANEELHRIAAMLAKRFVMDEDYDFDDETKATSLTDQGIEKVEAAFGVDNLYDLEHQTLYHYVIQAVRAHVMFERDVDYIVRDDKIELVDMFTGRIMEGRSLSDGLHQAIEAKEGVTITEENKAQAQVTIQNYFRMYPKLSGMTGTAKTQEKEILEVYGMRVLQIPTNRKRQRMDQTDIVFEKIEQKYEYVAQEALRRHETGQPVLIGTTSILQSEKVASYLKKYGLDFQLLNAKTVEQEVELISSAGQKNRITVATNMAGRGTDIVLGEGVEALGGLFVMGTEKHESRRVDNQLRGRSGRQGDPGESQFILSIEDDMFKRFAKDDVEKFRKKLTANEIGRIQNKEVNELIDRTQRIVEGAHFSMREYNLKLDDVINDQRRVIYDLRDKVLRNENILEHLVKMMDETIDFAVRENAPEDKDVLEWDFDKMERTVNSLFLTPVTVNRDETKVKRLLNAMDPSVKELKEVIESFETNEQIMAIIPKVMLSFIDQMWIRHLEQMAHLKEGIGLRHYQQEDPMRIYQREGLELFGKNYQELRRKIVEELVTFMKNITMNVEE, encoded by the coding sequence ATGTTCTCAATTTTTAAACGCAACAAGGAGCAAACAAGCGTTAAAGAGTTAAAACGCTACTACAAAACAGTAGAGCAAATTAACAAACTTGAAGCAACGTACAGTCCGATGACGGACGACGAGCTCCGTAATATGACATTTACATTCAAAGAACGTTTAGAGAACGGCGAAGAGCTAGTTAACATCATCCCTGATGCCTTTGCTGTTGTGCGTGAAGCATCTAAACGTGTTTTAAACATGCGCCATTTCGATGTACAGCTAATTGGCGGTCTTGTATTAACAGAGGGTAATATCGCCGAAATGCCTACAGGTGAAGGTAAAACATTAGTTGCCTCACTTCCTTCTTACGTACGTGCATTAGAGGGCAAAGGGGTTCACGTGATCACAGTAAACGATTACTTAGCAAAGCGTGACTTCGAATTAATCGGTCAAATCCACCGATTCTTAGGGTTAACAGTTGGTCTGAACGTACCAATGATGGAACCTGCTGATAAAAAAATCGCCTACAATGCAGATATTACATATGGCGTTGGTACAGAATTTGGTTTCGACTACTTACGTGATAATATGGCGCATACAATTGGCGACAAAGTACAGCGCCCTTACCACTTCGCAATTATCGATGAGGTGGACTCGGTATTAATCGACGAAGCGAAAACACCGTTAATTATTGCAGGTAAAATGGGAGCAAACGAAGAGTTACATCGCATCGCTGCGATGTTAGCAAAACGTTTCGTAATGGATGAGGACTATGATTTCGACGACGAAACAAAGGCCACTTCATTAACAGATCAAGGGATTGAAAAGGTTGAAGCGGCATTTGGCGTAGACAACTTATATGACCTTGAGCACCAAACACTGTATCACTATGTTATCCAAGCCGTTCGTGCACACGTCATGTTCGAGCGTGATGTGGATTACATCGTACGTGACGATAAAATCGAGCTTGTAGATATGTTTACTGGCCGTATCATGGAAGGTCGTTCCCTTTCAGATGGATTACACCAAGCGATTGAAGCGAAAGAAGGCGTGACAATCACTGAAGAAAACAAAGCACAAGCACAAGTAACAATTCAGAACTACTTCCGTATGTACCCGAAATTATCAGGGATGACTGGTACTGCGAAAACGCAAGAAAAGGAGATCCTCGAAGTTTACGGCATGCGCGTGCTTCAAATTCCAACGAATCGCAAGCGCCAGCGTATGGACCAAACGGACATCGTATTCGAAAAAATCGAACAAAAATACGAATATGTAGCGCAAGAAGCACTACGCCGTCATGAAACAGGTCAGCCGGTATTAATCGGGACAACTTCGATTTTGCAATCTGAAAAAGTAGCAAGCTATTTAAAGAAATACGGCTTAGACTTCCAATTATTAAACGCTAAAACCGTTGAGCAAGAGGTTGAATTAATTTCAAGTGCTGGTCAAAAGAACCGTATTACCGTCGCAACAAACATGGCGGGTCGTGGTACGGATATCGTATTAGGTGAAGGCGTTGAAGCGCTTGGCGGCCTTTTTGTAATGGGTACAGAAAAGCACGAATCTCGTCGCGTTGATAACCAATTACGCGGTCGTTCAGGTCGTCAAGGTGACCCAGGTGAAAGCCAATTCATCCTGTCAATCGAAGACGATATGTTCAAGCGTTTTGCGAAAGACGATGTAGAGAAATTCCGCAAAAAGTTAACAGCAAACGAAATTGGTCGCATTCAAAACAAAGAAGTAAATGAGCTCATCGACCGTACACAACGTATCGTGGAAGGCGCACACTTCTCAATGCGTGAATATAACTTAAAGCTAGATGACGTCATTAACGATCAGCGTCGCGTTATTTATGACCTACGCGATAAAGTGTTACGTAACGAAAACATTCTAGAACATTTAGTAAAAATGATGGACGAAACCATCGACTTTGCGGTACGTGAAAACGCTCCAGAGGACAAAGATGTGCTAGAGTGGGACTTCGATAAAATGGAGCGCACGGTCAACTCACTATTCTTAACACCAGTTACTGTAAACCGTGACGAAACAAAAGTGAAGCGACTACTTAACGCGATGGACCCTTCTGTAAAAGAGCTGAAGGAAGTTATCGAAAGCTTCGAAACGAACGAGCAAATTATGGCCATCATTCCAAAAGTGATGCTAAGCTTTATCGACCAAATGTGGATTCGTCACCTTGAGCAAATGGCGCATTTAAAAGAGGGTATCGGCTTACGTCACTACCAACAAGAAGATCCAATGCGTATTTACCAACGTGAAGGTTTAGAATTATTCGGTAAAAACTATCAAGAGCTTCGTCGCAAAATTGTAGAAGAGCTTGTAACATTCATGAAAAACATTACGATGAACGTGGAGGAATAA
- a CDS encoding MraY family glycosyltransferase, with product MTYVSLIVAFVAAILLTPLVKRFAFRIGAVDAPNYRKVHARIMPRLGGLAIYLAFMIGILLLKFVTNFQSDYLYAILIAATIIVITGVIDDMREISAKAKLVGQIAAACIVVFVGGIQIENINLPFGGELEFGWLGIPFTIVWIVGITNAINLIDGLDGLAAGVSTIALITLAVMAMIMGNGIVIAMGAILAAATIGFLFFNFHPAKIFMGDTGALFLGFMISVLALLGFKNVTVISFVIPVIMLGVPISDTFFAIVRRRRSGKKWSDPDKSHLHHRLLDLGFSHRQTVLIIYAMAAMFGLAAVIFSMAKVWGAILLIAVILVAIELLVEIIGLAGKNYKPLINFVKMFNK from the coding sequence ATGACTTACGTGTCTTTAATCGTGGCCTTTGTTGCTGCCATTTTACTTACTCCGCTTGTGAAGCGATTTGCGTTTCGCATTGGCGCTGTAGATGCCCCAAACTATCGAAAAGTACATGCGCGCATTATGCCACGTCTTGGTGGATTAGCGATTTACCTTGCTTTTATGATAGGGATTTTACTTTTAAAATTTGTCACAAACTTCCAAAGTGATTACTTATATGCGATTTTAATCGCTGCTACAATTATCGTGATTACAGGTGTAATCGATGACATGCGCGAAATTTCAGCGAAAGCGAAATTGGTCGGGCAAATTGCTGCTGCGTGTATCGTTGTGTTTGTTGGCGGTATTCAAATTGAAAATATTAACTTACCATTCGGTGGTGAGCTTGAATTTGGTTGGTTAGGAATTCCATTTACGATTGTATGGATTGTCGGCATTACAAATGCCATTAACTTAATCGATGGTCTAGATGGCTTAGCTGCCGGTGTTTCAACTATCGCTTTAATCACATTAGCTGTGATGGCGATGATTATGGGCAACGGGATTGTTATTGCCATGGGTGCCATTTTAGCTGCTGCGACAATTGGTTTCTTATTCTTTAACTTCCACCCTGCGAAAATATTCATGGGGGATACGGGTGCATTATTTTTAGGATTTATGATTTCGGTACTTGCACTTCTCGGATTTAAAAATGTAACAGTGATCTCATTCGTTATTCCGGTCATTATGCTAGGTGTACCGATTTCGGATACATTCTTTGCTATTGTGCGCCGTAGACGTAGCGGGAAAAAATGGTCGGATCCAGATAAATCCCACTTACATCACCGCTTACTTGATTTAGGTTTCTCACATCGTCAAACGGTGTTAATCATTTACGCGATGGCTGCGATGTTCGGCTTAGCGGCGGTCATCTTCTCGATGGCAAAAGTTTGGGGTGCGATTTTATTAATCGCGGTCATTTTAGTAGCAATCGAGTTATTAGTAGAAATTATCGGCCTCGCCGGTAAAAACTACAAACCGCTCATCAATTTTGTGAAAATGTTCAATAAATGA
- a CDS encoding C40 family peptidase, translating into MNYIKLLRITVLTMAAAFVIFFAPVNENEASASTPYSIEDLNKISTKYIGVRYSYGGTTAKGFDCSGYVRHVFKELGITSLDRTSAGMYGQGTAVKKSDLQAGDLVFFNTSGKRVSHVGIYIGSGKFIHASTSKGVIKTSINDKYYWGNKFVGAKRVASFQTASKIAALEDETDVDNTPEVDAE; encoded by the coding sequence ATGAATTACATTAAACTATTACGTATCACAGTACTAACAATGGCAGCGGCATTCGTCATTTTCTTTGCACCAGTGAATGAAAACGAAGCTTCTGCATCAACACCCTACTCTATAGAAGATCTAAATAAAATCTCTACAAAATACATTGGTGTTCGTTATTCTTATGGTGGAACAACTGCAAAAGGGTTTGACTGCTCTGGTTATGTACGCCACGTATTTAAAGAATTAGGTATTACTTCATTAGACCGCACATCTGCAGGCATGTATGGCCAAGGGACAGCGGTTAAGAAAAGCGATTTGCAAGCAGGTGACTTAGTATTCTTCAACACTTCAGGTAAACGCGTATCACATGTAGGAATTTACATTGGTTCAGGTAAATTCATCCACGCTTCAACAAGCAAAGGTGTTATTAAAACAAGCATTAACGACAAGTACTACTGGGGTAACAAATTTGTTGGCGCTAAACGCGTAGCGAGCTTCCAAACAGCTAGTAAAATTGCAGCTTTAGAAGACGAAACAGACGTAGACAACACACCAGAAGTAGACGCTGAATAA
- a CDS encoding TetR/AcrR family transcriptional regulator gives MARGRRVNSSGEKSKKLLLEKAIELFSTHGYHQTKISDIVKAASLTQPTFYLYFQSKETLFNDLNEKFQSDLIEIFTNKEETVSATKNANELIEQNLKCIFDYFIENPNLTKIGFYEAEQSSGLKQLLVSKIENVINENLKECPVVKRVNSNVLAESLVGSMERLTLTNLLTNKSNPEKLAQEISTIYFSTEQPLVYQ, from the coding sequence ATGGCTAGAGGACGACGCGTCAATTCAAGTGGAGAAAAAAGTAAAAAATTATTGCTGGAGAAAGCCATTGAGCTTTTCTCTACACATGGCTATCACCAAACAAAAATTAGTGACATTGTTAAGGCAGCAAGTCTTACACAGCCGACATTTTATTTGTATTTCCAAAGTAAAGAAACATTATTTAATGACTTGAATGAAAAATTCCAAAGCGATTTAATCGAAATTTTCACAAACAAGGAAGAAACAGTGAGTGCTACTAAAAATGCCAACGAGTTAATCGAACAAAACTTAAAATGTATTTTTGATTACTTTATTGAAAATCCAAACTTAACAAAAATCGGTTTTTACGAGGCAGAGCAATCGTCTGGTTTGAAGCAGCTACTTGTTTCGAAAATTGAAAATGTCATCAATGAAAACTTGAAAGAGTGTCCCGTTGTAAAACGTGTGAATTCGAATGTGCTTGCAGAAAGCTTAGTTGGATCGATGGAGCGTTTAACGTTAACGAATCTATTAACGAATAAATCGAATCCGGAAAAGCTTGCACAAGAAATTAGTACGATTTATTTCTCAACTGAACAACCATTAGTTTATCAATAA
- a CDS encoding accessory Sec system S-layer assembly protein yields the protein MGLFDLFKKGDKVGKDSAIDSSSVVKSGAKTSKKDANRDVVTKLSFHPEWDVPQEQKYVFNFLANDLAPLKPNQLSLSAINIEPALANGSWNVKAFFRSSLAEAIELGEIELLILDKEDNRLASHYFDFKELGVIPAESARPWIFNFPKSAITAEDVPAEGWKISFNLLSLRGHQLDLDDTWKKQLPKEQQEKLAEIVKTLPKLGKTEVNFTGLQTKLNDDNSLHASIFIRNGHDKAINLEQLPLEIVDARGEIVAKGSFKLDPVLTVQPNTTKPWTFIFPAQLVTAEGADLSRWTARVPQ from the coding sequence ATGGGTTTATTCGATTTATTTAAAAAAGGCGATAAAGTCGGCAAAGATAGCGCAATTGATTCATCATCAGTAGTAAAATCAGGTGCAAAAACTTCTAAAAAGGATGCAAACCGCGATGTGGTAACGAAATTATCGTTCCACCCTGAATGGGATGTGCCACAAGAGCAAAAATATGTGTTCAACTTCCTAGCAAACGATTTAGCACCATTAAAGCCAAACCAATTATCACTTTCTGCAATCAACATTGAACCAGCATTAGCAAACGGTTCTTGGAATGTTAAAGCATTCTTCCGTTCTTCGTTAGCAGAAGCAATTGAGCTTGGTGAAATTGAGCTACTTATTTTAGATAAGGAAGACAACCGTTTAGCGTCTCACTACTTTGACTTCAAGGAGTTAGGTGTGATTCCTGCTGAAAGCGCGCGTCCATGGATTTTCAACTTCCCTAAGTCAGCAATTACAGCGGAAGACGTACCTGCAGAAGGCTGGAAAATTTCATTCAACCTATTATCATTACGTGGTCACCAATTAGACCTTGATGATACGTGGAAAAAACAATTACCAAAAGAGCAGCAAGAAAAGCTAGCGGAAATCGTGAAAACATTACCGAAGCTTGGTAAAACAGAGGTTAACTTCACGGGCTTACAAACAAAGTTAAACGACGACAACAGCTTACACGCGTCAATCTTCATCCGCAATGGACACGACAAAGCGATTAACTTAGAGCAACTACCACTTGAAATCGTTGATGCGCGCGGTGAAATTGTTGCCAAAGGGTCATTCAAATTAGATCCGGTATTAACAGTTCAACCTAATACAACAAAGCCTTGGACGTTCATCTTCCCGGCACAACTTGTAACAGCAGAAGGCGCAGATCTATCTCGCTGGACAGCCCGCGTACCTCAATAG
- a CDS encoding nuclease-related domain-containing protein has translation MQKSQHYLFIEALVRRIHTTDLEATLFQEEFYRMQAGLSGELKLKNRLADYHFKSDYFILYNFECMNTRGFSHQIISGQLFYKPAVHEFSRRMENNIEENLPNPFDQAYRHQLFIEQVLHQHHIHIPVVHLVVIANYRAKLDVSLETMPILHLSGLPTFLENLSTQFPPTAYQVSEIQSIFLKMKQILPARRQIEPSRLKSGVFCTSCDTKAPMLFYSGYWHCFSCKAKSKNVFLDALHDYRTLISNRISNKAFRQFTGIECRFAAKRILAQLNLHTTGYKRTLMYVIPDEILWINLEFRS, from the coding sequence ATGCAAAAATCGCAGCATTATTTGTTCATAGAGGCGCTTGTCCGTAGAATTCACACTACTGATCTTGAGGCGACACTATTTCAAGAGGAATTTTACCGGATGCAGGCGGGGCTTTCTGGGGAATTAAAACTTAAAAACAGGCTCGCAGATTATCATTTCAAAAGTGATTATTTCATTTTGTATAATTTTGAATGTATGAATACGCGCGGTTTTTCACATCAAATCATTTCGGGCCAGCTTTTCTATAAGCCAGCTGTGCATGAATTTTCGCGGCGAATGGAAAACAACATAGAAGAAAATTTACCAAATCCGTTCGACCAAGCATACCGGCATCAGTTATTTATCGAACAGGTTTTGCACCAGCATCATATTCATATCCCCGTCGTACATTTAGTCGTCATCGCGAACTACCGCGCCAAGCTCGATGTTTCACTGGAAACAATGCCTATTCTACATTTAAGCGGCCTCCCTACATTTCTTGAAAACTTATCTACCCAATTTCCACCCACAGCTTACCAGGTCTCAGAAATACAATCGATTTTTCTGAAAATGAAACAAATCCTGCCAGCTCGCCGTCAAATCGAACCGAGCCGATTAAAATCCGGCGTGTTTTGTACGAGCTGTGATACCAAGGCGCCGATGCTTTTTTACTCAGGCTACTGGCATTGTTTTAGCTGTAAGGCAAAATCGAAAAATGTGTTTCTGGATGCGCTTCATGATTATCGCACGTTAATTAGCAACCGTATTTCAAATAAGGCGTTTCGGCAATTCACCGGTATTGAATGTCGATTCGCAGCGAAACGTATACTCGCACAGCTTAATTTACACACTACTGGTTACAAAAGAACGCTGATGTACGTCATTCCAGATGAGATTTTGTGGATAAATTTGGAATTTCGCTCGTAA
- a CDS encoding LysM peptidoglycan-binding domain-containing protein produces MKKAIKVALAGAVMSGVLFAAPTADAASYKVQKGDTLSKIAKAHNTTIQQLKQWNQLAGDQIYIAQSLVVASKVSKNKVIAISVVEEKEQNPVSHTVVKGDTLTKIAKKYKTTVANLMQWNNLKSDSIKIDQQLAIHGAEVITEAPTATAVEAVINFKDTADAVIEKQLNNEKAAPTTVSKSSKDIYALAINIAEQTMGIPYKYGGNTLEGFDCSGFVSYVYNNAGIKLDRKSSLQYFEQDTLKVEKPVPGDIVFFKNTFIPTISHMGIYIGEDQFIHAGSKGITISNVNEKYWAERFVAYKRFAVVK; encoded by the coding sequence ATGAAGAAAGCTATAAAGGTTGCGTTAGCAGGTGCGGTAATGAGCGGTGTCTTATTTGCAGCGCCAACAGCAGATGCAGCATCTTATAAAGTTCAAAAAGGGGACACGCTCTCTAAAATCGCGAAAGCTCACAACACGACAATTCAGCAGCTGAAACAATGGAATCAATTAGCGGGAGATCAAATTTACATAGCTCAATCCCTTGTCGTCGCGTCAAAAGTAAGTAAAAACAAGGTGATTGCTATTTCAGTTGTAGAAGAAAAAGAGCAAAACCCTGTAAGTCATACGGTGGTAAAGGGGGATACGCTAACTAAAATCGCGAAAAAGTATAAGACAACGGTTGCTAATTTAATGCAATGGAATAATTTGAAATCCGATAGCATTAAAATCGACCAACAGCTTGCGATTCATGGAGCAGAAGTAATCACTGAAGCCCCGACAGCAACAGCGGTAGAAGCGGTGATTAATTTTAAAGATACAGCCGACGCAGTCATTGAAAAGCAGTTAAACAATGAAAAAGCAGCCCCAACAACTGTATCAAAATCAAGTAAGGATATTTATGCGTTAGCGATCAACATTGCCGAACAAACAATGGGGATTCCATATAAATACGGTGGAAATACATTAGAAGGCTTTGATTGCAGTGGTTTTGTAAGCTACGTTTACAACAATGCTGGTATTAAGCTAGACCGTAAATCCAGCCTACAATATTTCGAGCAGGATACATTAAAGGTAGAAAAGCCAGTGCCAGGGGATATCGTATTCTTTAAAAACACATTCATCCCAACGATTTCACATATGGGCATCTATATAGGTGAGGATCAATTCATCCATGCCGGTTCAAAAGGCATTACCATTAGTAATGTGAACGAAAAATATTGGGCAGAGCGCTTCGTAGCCTATAAACGTTTTGCAGTTGTGAAATAA
- a CDS encoding S41 family peptidase has translation MLKKQLAALLLFVLCFTLPLTALGASLDEVRDVVKDNYVGDINGNLDRAKSIPELMNMLDPYSTYFTADEFERFNNGVELTSVGIGVAIEKVDSGIKITQLFDGGSAKNAGLKVGDIITAVESTSTTVLSIDQASSLIQGKAGTSVTLTILREDGTILKKILVRKAFSLPNVTTDLLYGNVGYISLSSFSNDTASLVSKAIRDLKNKGAKAFVFDLQNNGGGYVTAAEQLIGMFPNAAYAYKLKETKTTSNVRALKQATQFPENTKVLINESSASASEMTAAALLDQNAATLYGKKSYGKGAMQGFFELEDGSFLKLTIAEFSGPNGTAINHVGVNPHVITSSNAIYKAHFDTIASNLINYQEIASLKKVSVNKTFTVTFSKAIVSKLDPTAVQLVELGGNEVASTFNVSGDKLLVTPNQPLTAGKEYMVVIHPKVKTPSGQSLKKGVYLHVTVAK, from the coding sequence ATGCTAAAAAAACAACTGGCAGCACTACTCCTCTTCGTACTATGCTTCACGCTGCCATTAACAGCCCTAGGTGCATCACTCGATGAGGTGCGCGATGTAGTGAAGGATAATTACGTTGGCGACATCAACGGCAATCTCGACCGAGCAAAAAGCATTCCCGAACTGATGAATATGCTAGACCCATATTCAACGTATTTCACAGCAGATGAATTCGAACGCTTTAACAACGGGGTTGAGTTAACATCTGTTGGAATTGGCGTGGCAATTGAAAAAGTAGATTCTGGTATTAAAATTACACAGCTCTTTGATGGAGGCAGTGCCAAAAATGCTGGCTTAAAGGTTGGCGACATTATTACTGCGGTGGAAAGTACCTCGACAACTGTACTTTCCATTGACCAAGCCTCTTCACTCATTCAAGGAAAAGCAGGCACATCCGTTACGTTAACAATCTTACGTGAAGACGGCACAATCCTGAAGAAAATACTTGTGCGAAAAGCCTTTTCATTACCAAATGTGACAACAGACTTACTTTACGGCAATGTTGGTTATATTTCTCTTAGTTCGTTTTCAAATGATACAGCAAGCCTTGTATCGAAAGCGATTCGTGATTTAAAAAACAAGGGCGCAAAAGCATTTGTGTTCGATCTTCAAAACAACGGTGGCGGCTATGTAACAGCGGCCGAGCAGCTAATCGGAATGTTCCCGAATGCCGCCTATGCTTACAAATTAAAAGAAACCAAAACGACATCCAATGTACGTGCACTAAAGCAAGCGACACAATTTCCTGAAAACACAAAGGTATTAATCAATGAATCTAGTGCCAGTGCCTCTGAAATGACAGCAGCAGCCCTATTAGATCAAAATGCAGCGACGTTATATGGTAAAAAATCATATGGAAAAGGGGCTATGCAAGGATTCTTCGAGCTTGAAGACGGCAGCTTCTTAAAACTAACGATTGCTGAATTTTCGGGCCCTAATGGAACAGCCATTAATCATGTCGGTGTAAACCCACATGTGATAACGTCTAGTAATGCAATTTACAAAGCTCATTTCGATACAATTGCTAGCAATCTTATCAACTATCAAGAAATTGCTTCATTAAAAAAAGTGTCGGTAAACAAAACATTTACAGTGACATTTTCTAAAGCTATCGTTTCTAAGCTAGACCCTACTGCGGTACAACTGGTAGAACTAGGCGGAAACGAAGTAGCCTCGACATTCAACGTCTCTGGCGATAAACTACTTGTAACACCTAACCAGCCGTTAACAGCAGGCAAAGAATATATGGTCGTGATTCATCCAAAAGTAAAAACACCAAGTGGCCAAAGCTTAAAAAAGGGTGTTTATTTACATGTAACTGTAGCAAAATAA
- the brnQ gene encoding branched-chain amino acid transport system II carrier protein, with the protein MNSKSGFFRENIAVGFMLFALFLGAGNIIFPPQLGQMAGENILVSMIGFLITGVGLPLLGIIAVAKNGGDLEVLAGRINPYFGIIFTSIIYLSIGPFFAIPRTGAVSYSIGIAPFLSETMQESWIPLFITTLLFFSFTLYLAYNPTKIVDRVGKILTPALLIVICLLAIKAVITPLGDIGQAQGTYIDNAFGESFIQGYLTMDVLASLVFGIVIVQALKARGITEKAAQIKITIFAGIVAALGLAFVYVSLGYIGVTSTSAIGFHEDGGTIISLAAQALYGQAGSIILSAVIILACLTTSVGLLSANATFFHKIFPKISYQVYLVIFAVFSFGISNFGLADLIKLSLPVLVAIYPIAIVLMIFALFGNLFNHAPSVYGVALIFTGVVALYDGIKQAGFEIEAYDNFLSIFPLYEQGIAWVVPALVGGVIGYIIHLVKRK; encoded by the coding sequence ATGAATAGCAAGTCAGGTTTTTTCCGTGAGAATATCGCGGTCGGTTTCATGTTATTTGCACTTTTCTTAGGCGCAGGTAACATCATATTTCCACCACAGTTAGGTCAGATGGCCGGGGAAAATATTTTAGTTTCAATGATTGGATTTTTAATTACTGGGGTGGGCTTACCTCTTTTAGGTATTATCGCAGTCGCAAAAAATGGCGGAGATTTAGAAGTGTTAGCAGGTCGAATTAATCCATACTTCGGAATTATTTTTACTTCTATTATTTATTTATCAATTGGACCTTTCTTTGCCATCCCTCGTACAGGGGCAGTATCTTATTCAATCGGGATTGCGCCGTTTTTATCTGAAACGATGCAAGAAAGCTGGATTCCATTATTTATTACAACGTTATTATTCTTTAGCTTTACACTGTACTTAGCGTATAACCCAACGAAAATCGTTGACCGTGTTGGAAAGATTTTAACACCGGCATTACTAATCGTTATTTGCTTACTTGCGATTAAAGCGGTTATTACGCCACTAGGTGATATTGGACAAGCACAAGGCACTTACATCGACAACGCATTTGGTGAGTCGTTCATTCAAGGGTACTTAACAATGGACGTACTAGCATCACTTGTTTTCGGGATTGTTATTGTACAAGCATTAAAAGCACGAGGAATAACGGAAAAAGCAGCACAAATTAAAATTACAATTTTCGCCGGCATTGTTGCGGCATTAGGTTTAGCATTTGTTTATGTATCACTTGGCTATATCGGTGTAACAAGTACTTCCGCAATCGGCTTCCACGAAGATGGTGGGACGATTATTTCACTTGCTGCACAAGCGCTATACGGTCAAGCGGGCAGCATTATTTTATCAGCCGTTATTATTTTAGCTTGTTTAACAACTTCAGTTGGCTTACTATCTGCTAACGCAACGTTCTTCCATAAGATTTTCCCGAAAATTTCGTATCAAGTATACTTAGTCATTTTTGCGGTATTCTCTTTTGGTATTTCAAACTTTGGTTTAGCAGATTTAATTAAACTTTCATTACCAGTATTAGTAGCCATTTATCCGATCGCGATTGTATTAATGATATTCGCGTTATTCGGTAACCTTTTCAACCATGCACCTAGCGTGTACGGCGTAGCGTTAATTTTCACTGGTGTTGTAGCACTTTATGATGGGATTAAGCAAGCTGGTTTCGAAATTGAAGCCTATGATAACTTCTTATCTATCTTCCCACTCTATGAGCAAGGCATTGCATGGGTCGTTCCTGCACTTGTAGGTGGCGTAATTGGTTATATTATTCATCTAGTAAAACGTAAATAA